In Nitrospirota bacterium, a single genomic region encodes these proteins:
- a CDS encoding aminodeoxychorismate/anthranilate synthase component II, translating to MLLMLDNYDSFTYNLVQYLGELGQDLKVYRNNKITIAEIETMRPERIVISPGPCTPKEAGISIDLIRYFAGKVPVLGVCLGHQSIGDAFGGDVIRAPYLMHGKTSMIHHDGKTIFSGLPNPFEATRYHSLIIKRDTLPSVLEISAWTEDGIIMGVRHKQFKVEGVQFHPESILTGAGKDLLRNFLKL from the coding sequence ATGCTTCTCATGCTCGACAATTACGATTCCTTCACCTATAACCTGGTCCAGTATCTGGGCGAGCTGGGCCAGGACCTGAAGGTGTACCGGAACAACAAGATCACGATCGCGGAGATCGAAACAATGAGGCCCGAGCGGATCGTGATCTCTCCCGGGCCATGCACGCCGAAAGAGGCAGGTATCTCCATTGACCTCATCCGGTATTTCGCGGGCAAGGTCCCGGTCCTGGGTGTCTGTCTCGGGCACCAGTCGATCGGCGACGCCTTCGGCGGAGATGTCATCCGCGCACCCTACCTTATGCATGGCAAGACCTCCATGATCCACCATGATGGAAAGACCATTTTCAGCGGGCTACCGAACCCCTTTGAGGCCACGCGGTACCACTCGCTCATCATCAAACGCGATACGCTTCCCTCAGTGCTCGAAATATCAGCATGGACCGAGGACGGCATCATCATGGGTGTGCGGCACAAGCAGTTCAAGGTGGAGGGGGTGCAATTTCATCCCGAGTCGATCCTGACCGGCGCGGGGAAGGATCTTCTCAGGAACTTTTTGAAACTGTAA
- the trpC gene encoding indole-3-glycerol phosphate synthase TrpC, which produces MILDEIIANKKKELAETKRQAPFPDIKSKAVDAEPTRGFGIALAGPGDIRLIAEVKKASPSKGVIREDFDPVAIAQIYEESGASCLSVLTEKKFFQGKLEYLGLIRKTVGLPLLRKDFIIDEYQIYEARAAGADAILLIAACLEREQMTDYLGIAKQLGLDVLVESHTAKELDKSLRAGATIVGINNRDLTTFSVSLQTTLDLIQDVPDDRTVVSESGVMTRDDVVKLHHAGVDAILVGESLMREKDVGKKVKELLGK; this is translated from the coding sequence ATGATCTTAGACGAGATTATTGCAAACAAAAAAAAGGAACTGGCGGAGACGAAACGGCAAGCGCCATTCCCTGATATCAAGTCAAAGGCAGTCGATGCGGAACCAACCCGGGGGTTCGGGATAGCGCTTGCTGGCCCGGGAGATATCCGGCTGATCGCCGAGGTTAAGAAAGCATCGCCCTCGAAAGGCGTGATCCGCGAGGACTTCGATCCCGTTGCCATCGCACAGATCTATGAGGAGTCCGGCGCGTCGTGCCTTTCGGTCCTGACGGAAAAAAAATTCTTTCAGGGGAAGCTCGAATACCTTGGTTTGATCCGGAAGACAGTGGGCTTGCCGCTCCTTCGTAAGGACTTTATCATTGATGAGTATCAGATTTACGAAGCGCGGGCGGCTGGAGCAGATGCAATCCTGCTGATCGCGGCGTGTCTTGAACGGGAACAGATGACGGACTATCTCGGCATTGCGAAACAGCTCGGTCTCGATGTGCTGGTCGAGTCGCATACCGCCAAAGAACTGGATAAGTCTTTGCGCGCCGGAGCAACGATCGTAGGGATCAATAACCGTGATCTGACAACATTCTCGGTGAGCCTGCAGACCACGCTCGATCTTATTCAGGATGTCCCCGATGATCGTACGGTCGTGAGTGAGAGCGGGGTCATGACACGGGACGATGTGGTCAAGCTTCATCACGCGGGTGTGGATGCGATCCTCGTGGGTGAGAGTCTGATGCGGGAGAAGGACGTTGGTAAAAAAGTGAAGGAACTTTTAGGGAAATAG
- a CDS encoding putative Ig domain-containing protein — MNRILIAVLMCIVVISACSQSEKASTPAPPAGIGSTSLSPSTGAAPDIISASLYPENPTTATKLIAHYTLRNPGISGITLVFRWFVDNVQVQESAVAELEPGKYGKSSEVYAEIMPSNQFGASRPIKTNVLTIGNLPPMVSSISLTPVDPPVGAIITATAAGEDPDGDTVTLTYQWYVNGKPDTDPRKDNEFNTAGLRKKDLLFVVVAPSDGTTDGKDKESDIMVIADSAPQITSTPQYTIQNGLYQYQMTAKDLDGDTLTYGLLKSPPGMTIDSSNGLISWQVPDRVTEKQEIAIKISADDADGGTAYQEYSFFLEPK; from the coding sequence ATGAACAGAATTCTTATCGCAGTCCTAATGTGCATCGTCGTGATCTCGGCATGTTCTCAAAGCGAAAAAGCATCGACGCCTGCTCCACCCGCAGGCATCGGATCGACTTCTCTTTCTCCTTCCACCGGTGCCGCCCCGGATATCATCTCCGCCTCCCTGTATCCGGAGAATCCGACGACGGCCACGAAACTCATAGCGCACTACACGCTGCGAAACCCCGGGATCAGCGGTATTACACTTGTATTTCGCTGGTTTGTCGATAATGTGCAGGTGCAGGAAAGCGCAGTTGCCGAGCTCGAACCGGGGAAGTATGGTAAAAGCTCGGAAGTGTATGCGGAAATAATGCCTTCAAATCAGTTTGGGGCGAGCAGGCCAATAAAGACGAATGTCCTGACCATCGGCAATCTTCCCCCGATGGTGTCGTCGATTTCGCTCACGCCGGTTGATCCGCCCGTTGGCGCGATCATTACGGCAACAGCAGCCGGTGAGGACCCTGACGGCGACACGGTCACCCTGACCTATCAATGGTATGTGAACGGCAAGCCGGACACCGATCCCCGGAAGGACAATGAATTCAATACCGCGGGTCTTCGCAAAAAAGACCTGCTGTTCGTCGTTGTCGCACCTTCGGACGGGACGACCGATGGTAAAGACAAGGAGTCCGATATTATGGTTATTGCCGATTCCGCGCCGCAGATCACCTCCACACCACAGTACACGATTCAGAATGGTTTATACCAATACCAGATGACGGCGAAAGACCTTGACGGGGACACGCTGACGTACGGCCTCCTTAAGTCTCCTCCCGGGATGACCATCGACAGTTCAAACGGTCTGATATCATGGCAAGTTCCCGACAGGGTCACCGAGAAACAGGAGATCGCGATCAAGATCTCAGCAGATGATGCTGACGGAGGGACCGCGTACCAGGAGTATTCTTTTTTCCTCGAGCCGAAGTAA
- a CDS encoding DUF2845 domain-containing protein — translation MKTVVSCMILFVLSSFLHSTAFAFRCGDGIVSTGDSKAEVIMKCGEPAAKEARTEELVERIDADRKQRTTVIIDEWTYNPGPSAFIRILTFTNNKLTDIKETVYGSVEPISINASCDEQSPIIGDTKAEVRIKCGEPFWKDSREEEVIGTIEGSKKKKVIIVVDEWIYNFGPNRFVRIYQFKNGKLVDIRTGGYGK, via the coding sequence ATGAAAACGGTCGTCAGCTGCATGATCCTTTTTGTCTTGTCGTCTTTTCTTCATTCGACTGCGTTCGCTTTTCGCTGCGGCGACGGGATCGTTTCTACCGGGGACTCGAAGGCGGAAGTGATCATGAAGTGCGGGGAGCCGGCGGCAAAGGAGGCCAGGACGGAAGAGCTCGTTGAAAGGATTGATGCCGACCGGAAACAGAGAACAACCGTAATCATCGATGAGTGGACATATAATCCAGGACCGAGTGCCTTTATCCGCATCCTCACTTTTACAAACAACAAACTCACGGATATCAAAGAGACGGTCTATGGGTCCGTGGAACCGATATCGATAAACGCTTCATGCGATGAACAGTCCCCGATTATCGGAGATACGAAGGCCGAGGTGAGAATTAAGTGCGGTGAGCCCTTCTGGAAGGATTCACGGGAAGAAGAGGTGATAGGAACGATCGAGGGGAGCAAAAAAAAGAAAGTAATCATTGTCGTCGATGAGTGGATCTACAACTTCGGACCGAACAGGTTCGTGCGCATATATCAGTTCAAGAACGGGAAACTCGTGGATATCAGGACAGGCGGTTACGGCAAGTGA
- a CDS encoding DNA gyrase subunit B, whose amino-acid sequence MAETYTAKDITVLEGLEPVRKRPAMYIGSTDVHGLHHLVWETLDNSVDEALNGYCTLITLALEKDGGVTVEDNGRGIPVDIHPKTRRPAIETILCTLHAGGKFDHTVYKSSGGLHGVGASVVNALAEVFIATVWRDGYEWTQEFSRGKPKGNLKKGKPSKAHGTRIYFRPDPEIFSKTTFNYKNILDVSESKAFLNKGLRITIENPRDGEKPVTFKYDNGIQDYIKRIVSGTTVVNSEPFYFEKEDDFKIECAMHWTIATDMEIHSYANSINTSDGGTHEMAVRAGLTRAVRAYAERKNLIPKNIKTIASEDVYEGLYGIVSVLIKNPQFQGQTKEKLNNPEISSPIEASVKTACEAYLLGNPTLADAVVNRVLLAAEARMASRAAKDNVARKLSSFKLNLPGKLADCSSNKVEDTEVFIVEGDSAGGSAKMARDRKTQAVLSLRGKILNVEQVASLDRIQQNNEIKNLLATLGCGVGAQFDLNKLRYNRVILMTDADVDGAHISVLLLTFIYRYMPELINHGHVYLAMPPLFRIEAGKEVFYAMDEMEKDKILAKLNGRKYEVGRFKGLGEMNPETLKATTMNPKTRTLMRVQVLDHKATDDVFERLMGKDPKARFTFIQERAEYAELDI is encoded by the coding sequence TTGGCAGAGACCTATACCGCTAAAGATATTACCGTGCTCGAAGGTCTGGAACCGGTCCGCAAGCGGCCGGCGATGTACATCGGTTCAACCGATGTGCATGGTTTGCACCACCTCGTCTGGGAGACGCTCGACAATTCCGTTGACGAGGCGCTGAACGGCTACTGCACGCTGATAACCCTCGCGCTCGAGAAGGACGGCGGTGTAACGGTTGAGGACAACGGTCGCGGCATTCCTGTTGACATCCATCCGAAGACCAGGCGTCCCGCGATCGAGACCATTCTTTGCACGCTCCATGCCGGAGGAAAATTCGACCACACGGTCTACAAGTCATCGGGCGGCCTGCACGGTGTGGGAGCATCGGTCGTGAACGCGCTGGCGGAGGTGTTTATAGCCACGGTCTGGCGCGACGGCTATGAGTGGACGCAGGAGTTCTCGCGCGGCAAGCCCAAGGGAAATCTCAAAAAAGGAAAGCCGTCCAAGGCGCACGGCACCCGGATATACTTCCGTCCGGACCCCGAGATATTCTCGAAGACCACCTTCAATTACAAGAACATTCTCGACGTATCAGAGAGCAAGGCCTTTCTCAATAAAGGGCTCAGGATCACGATCGAGAACCCCCGCGACGGGGAGAAACCGGTCACCTTCAAGTACGACAACGGGATCCAGGACTATATCAAGCGCATTGTCTCCGGAACAACGGTCGTGAATTCCGAACCCTTTTATTTCGAGAAGGAAGACGATTTCAAGATAGAGTGCGCGATGCACTGGACCATTGCCACGGACATGGAGATCCATTCCTACGCCAATTCGATCAACACGTCCGACGGCGGCACCCACGAGATGGCGGTCAGGGCAGGACTGACCAGGGCGGTGCGCGCCTATGCCGAACGAAAAAACCTCATCCCGAAGAACATCAAGACCATCGCTTCAGAGGACGTGTACGAAGGGCTCTACGGCATCGTGAGCGTGCTCATTAAGAACCCGCAATTTCAAGGCCAGACCAAGGAGAAGTTGAACAATCCCGAGATCTCTTCGCCCATCGAGGCCTCGGTCAAAACCGCTTGTGAAGCGTACCTGCTCGGAAACCCCACCCTGGCGGATGCCGTGGTCAATCGCGTGCTGCTTGCCGCCGAGGCGCGCATGGCATCGCGGGCCGCCAAGGACAACGTGGCCAGGAAGCTCTCGTCATTCAAACTGAACCTGCCGGGCAAGCTTGCGGACTGTTCATCGAACAAGGTGGAGGACACCGAGGTCTTCATCGTGGAAGGGGACTCGGCAGGCGGGTCCGCCAAGATGGCGCGTGACCGCAAGACCCAGGCAGTGCTGTCGCTCCGCGGCAAGATCCTGAACGTGGAGCAGGTGGCATCCCTCGACCGGATCCAGCAGAACAACGAGATCAAAAACCTTCTTGCCACGCTCGGCTGCGGCGTGGGAGCGCAATTCGACCTTAACAAACTCCGCTACAACCGCGTGATCCTGATGACCGACGCGGACGTGGATGGCGCCCACATCAGCGTTCTGCTGCTCACCTTTATTTACCGCTATATGCCCGAGCTTATCAACCACGGTCATGTTTACCTTGCCATGCCGCCGCTGTTTCGGATCGAGGCGGGCAAGGAGGTCTTCTACGCCATGGACGAGATGGAGAAAGATAAGATCCTTGCAAAGCTGAACGGAAGAAAATACGAGGTGGGCCGTTTCAAGGGTCTTGGCGAAATGAATCCGGAAACGCTGAAAGCGACAACCATGAACCCGAAAACCCGCACCCTGATGAGGGTGCAGGTGCTGGACCACAAGGCCACTGATGACGTGTTCGAGCGGCTCATGGGCAAGGACCCGAAGGCGCGATTCACGTTCATTCAGGAACGGGCGGAGTACGCGGAGCTGGACATTTGA
- a CDS encoding response regulator transcription factor: MSAIRVMIAENDSAQMQSLCTALDRQDSMDIISTVSSRETAIKHLTASPDIMLLNSDVLKDYPLSRFMHSIHAKSPQTRIIYMLQQTPSDDELISDIRTGVRGYFKTTDLPAFMIKAIHCVFDGGIWAERRVLEKTISNPLLLTESIQAHLPGLPALTNREREMLAQVLKGASNKEIAVSSSISERTVKTHLYRVYRKLNVKSRTKAIALLSQS, from the coding sequence ATGTCAGCCATTCGCGTAATGATAGCAGAAAATGATTCCGCTCAGATGCAATCACTCTGTACTGCACTGGACCGGCAGGATTCGATGGATATTATTTCAACGGTCTCCTCGCGGGAAACCGCCATCAAACATTTGACTGCAAGTCCCGATATCATGCTCTTAAATTCCGATGTCCTGAAAGACTATCCCCTCTCGCGGTTTATGCACTCAATTCATGCAAAGTCGCCCCAAACAAGGATCATTTATATGTTACAGCAGACCCCTTCAGATGATGAGTTGATATCCGACATCAGGACGGGTGTAAGGGGTTACTTCAAGACCACGGACTTGCCCGCCTTCATGATTAAAGCGATCCATTGTGTTTTCGATGGAGGAATCTGGGCTGAGCGCAGGGTACTCGAAAAGACAATTTCTAATCCCCTGTTGTTGACAGAATCAATCCAAGCGCACCTTCCGGGTCTTCCCGCGCTCACAAACAGGGAAAGGGAGATGCTTGCCCAAGTGCTCAAGGGCGCCTCGAACAAGGAAATCGCGGTCAGCAGCAGCATCAGCGAGCGAACGGTCAAAACCCATCTGTATCGTGTCTATCGGAAACTGAATGTGAAGAGCAGGACCAAAGCCATAGCATTATTGTCGCAATCGTAG
- a CDS encoding phosphoribosylanthranilate isomerase, with amino-acid sequence MIKIKICGITNLDDALFATECGADALGFNFFKKSPRYIEPQKAAEIIAQLPPFVMTVGIFVNEHEDKIREIQQLTCTPTVQLHGDESPEFCQRFGGHLIKAFQVKDKESLKAMAHYRVGAFLLDSYREGMRGGTGTTFDWHLAVVAKTFGKIILAGGLTPENVAEAVKLVQPYAVDVAGGVEREKGIKDQAKVKKFITEVRRASRP; translated from the coding sequence ATGATCAAAATTAAAATCTGCGGCATTACCAATTTGGACGACGCGCTTTTCGCGACGGAGTGCGGGGCAGATGCGCTGGGGTTCAACTTTTTCAAGAAGTCCCCCCGCTATATCGAGCCCCAGAAAGCGGCGGAGATCATCGCACAGCTCCCGCCCTTTGTCATGACGGTCGGCATTTTTGTGAACGAGCACGAGGACAAGATACGGGAGATCCAGCAGTTGACCTGCACCCCGACGGTCCAACTTCACGGTGACGAAAGCCCGGAGTTCTGCCAGCGATTCGGAGGCCATCTGATCAAGGCTTTTCAGGTGAAGGACAAGGAAAGCCTGAAGGCCATGGCGCACTACCGTGTCGGCGCGTTTCTGCTCGACAGCTACCGCGAGGGCATGCGGGGCGGGACGGGGACGACCTTTGATTGGCACCTTGCCGTGGTGGCAAAGACCTTCGGCAAGATCATTCTGGCAGGCGGGCTGACACCCGAGAATGTGGCAGAGGCCGTGAAGCTCGTTCAGCCTTACGCGGTGGATGTCGCTGGCGGCGTGGAGAGGGAAAAAGGGATCAAGGACCAGGCCAAGGTAAAAAAGTTCATTACCGAGGTCCGGAGGGCTTCGCGTCCATGA
- a CDS encoding Maf family protein, with translation MQPSHNAKNKTIILASNSPRRKELLRQIGLDFRVDPADVDERILPGESPEEYAVRVALDKARVAAARAGTGIVIAADTIVVLDDKILGKPADTGDAERMLMMLSGNEHRVITGLVVMDAATGKVLTRTSITRVWFRKLAPLEITSYVASGEPLDKAGAYGIQECGALLVDKIDGCYCNVVGLPLSLLAEMLRDFGFEVF, from the coding sequence TTGCAGCCTTCCCATAACGCCAAGAATAAAACTATCATCCTCGCGTCAAACTCGCCCCGCCGCAAAGAACTATTGCGTCAGATCGGGCTGGATTTCCGCGTGGATCCCGCCGATGTGGACGAACGCATTCTGCCCGGTGAGTCTCCGGAGGAATACGCTGTGCGGGTAGCGCTCGACAAAGCGCGTGTCGCGGCCGCGCGGGCAGGGACCGGCATTGTTATTGCCGCTGATACTATTGTCGTCCTGGACGACAAAATCCTCGGCAAACCCGCAGATACAGGGGATGCCGAACGTATGCTCATGATGCTCTCCGGCAACGAGCATCGCGTGATCACCGGCCTCGTTGTCATGGACGCTGCAACCGGAAAGGTTCTCACCCGCACGTCGATCACCCGTGTCTGGTTCCGGAAACTTGCACCGCTTGAGATAACTTCTTATGTTGCCTCGGGGGAGCCGCTTGACAAGGCCGGCGCATACGGTATCCAGGAATGCGGCGCTCTGCTGGTAGATAAGATCGATGGATGCTACTGTAACGTCGTCGGGCTGCCATTGTCACTGCTTGCTGAAATGCTCCGTGATTTTGGTTTTGAAGTATTTTAA
- a CDS encoding M48 family metallopeptidase, giving the protein MSAAVFTAYLIVLATGYWLKFLNLSHLKAHGRTVPPEFKGVIDPAHLKKISDYTFENSRVGLFESILGNLFTVLFLFGGLLGVYDHWVSTVSGSLLWGGLLFSFILMYAGMLIDIPFSLFRNFKIENRYGFNTMTLRLWLTDLLKSIAISSVLGAAVVLSALAIIQNSPAWWWLWVWTFFLAFSIFIMYISPFVIEPLFFKFEPVKAEGLEAKVRVLMERAGLKVGHVFQVDASRRSRHSNAYFTGIGRVKRIVLFDTLIEQMTHEEILAVLAHEVGHWKKRHVMKRIVLTETMAFCGLFLAFHLLRWDGLPGMIGLNDASFFARVVILGFLSSLVMFPLTPFFSYLSRRDEREADCFASDLTGRPEAMASALVKLSRENLANLHPHPLYAKFHYSHPPVVERIRRLREEGCGTGDDGRGTKDGG; this is encoded by the coding sequence ATGTCTGCTGCGGTTTTCACTGCCTACCTGATCGTTTTGGCGACCGGCTACTGGCTCAAGTTTCTGAACCTTTCCCATCTGAAAGCCCACGGCCGGACCGTGCCTCCCGAATTTAAGGGTGTAATTGATCCGGCACACCTGAAAAAAATATCCGATTATACATTTGAGAACAGCCGGGTCGGTCTTTTTGAATCGATCCTCGGCAATCTCTTTACCGTTCTCTTTCTCTTCGGCGGACTGCTCGGCGTCTACGACCACTGGGTCTCCACCGTATCCGGTTCGCTGCTCTGGGGAGGGTTGCTCTTTTCTTTTATCCTGATGTATGCCGGAATGCTGATTGATATTCCCTTCAGTCTCTTCAGGAACTTCAAGATAGAAAATCGCTATGGCTTCAATACCATGACCCTGCGTCTCTGGTTGACCGATCTCCTCAAGTCAATTGCGATTTCGTCGGTTCTAGGCGCCGCGGTCGTTCTCTCCGCCCTTGCGATCATTCAGAACAGCCCCGCCTGGTGGTGGCTCTGGGTGTGGACGTTCTTTCTGGCCTTCAGTATTTTCATCATGTATATTTCGCCGTTTGTCATAGAACCGCTCTTTTTTAAATTCGAGCCGGTGAAGGCGGAGGGATTGGAAGCGAAAGTGCGCGTTCTCATGGAACGCGCCGGGCTCAAGGTGGGCCACGTGTTCCAGGTGGACGCGTCCCGCAGAAGCCGCCATTCGAATGCATACTTCACCGGTATCGGGAGGGTGAAGCGGATCGTACTGTTTGATACCCTGATCGAGCAAATGACGCACGAGGAGATCCTCGCGGTTCTTGCTCACGAGGTAGGCCACTGGAAGAAGCGGCATGTGATGAAGCGGATCGTCTTGACCGAGACCATGGCGTTTTGCGGACTGTTCCTGGCCTTTCATCTCCTCAGGTGGGACGGGTTGCCGGGCATGATCGGTCTGAACGATGCCTCGTTCTTTGCGCGGGTCGTCATCCTGGGTTTTTTAAGTTCTCTCGTCATGTTCCCGCTTACCCCGTTCTTCTCGTATCTGTCGCGGAGAGACGAACGCGAGGCGGACTGCTTCGCCTCAGATCTTACCGGCCGTCCGGAGGCCATGGCATCAGCCCTGGTGAAGCTTTCCCGGGAGAACCTTGCCAATCTGCACCCCCATCCGCTTTATGCGAAGTTCCACTATTCCCATCCTCCGGTGGTGGAGAGGATCAGGAGGCTAAGGGAAGAGGGATGTGGAACAGGGGATGACGGACGAGGGACGAAGGACGGGGGATGA
- the trpD gene encoding anthranilate phosphoribosyltransferase, whose amino-acid sequence MIKEAIAKVVTKTNLTEAEAEAVMREIMQGEATDAQIASYITALRMKGETVEEITGSARIMREKAVPIKLDAKYQVDTCGTGGDMAHTFNISTTVAFVVAGAGVTVAKHGNRSVSSKSGSADVLQALGVNIEIPSHRVEECMKEVGIAFLFAPMMHQAMKYAIGPRREIGIRTLFNILGPLTNPARVTSQIMGVYAADLTAPLAQALGNLGATHAFVVHGMDGLDEITITDKTRVSEFKDGKVKDTVIHPFDFGLPVGKAEDLRGGDAKENAAITSDVLKGQKGPRRDIVLMNAAAGLVASGKALDFKEGIRLAAESIDSGAALRKVEQLKAFTNKP is encoded by the coding sequence ATGATCAAAGAAGCCATCGCAAAGGTCGTAACGAAAACCAACCTCACCGAGGCCGAAGCCGAGGCCGTGATGCGCGAGATCATGCAGGGCGAGGCCACGGACGCCCAGATCGCTTCCTACATAACGGCGCTCCGCATGAAGGGCGAGACGGTTGAGGAGATCACCGGGTCCGCGCGCATCATGCGCGAAAAGGCCGTGCCGATCAAGCTCGATGCGAAATATCAGGTTGATACCTGCGGCACAGGCGGCGACATGGCGCACACCTTCAATATTTCGACGACCGTGGCATTTGTGGTCGCCGGCGCGGGCGTTACCGTGGCCAAGCACGGAAACCGGTCCGTTTCGAGCAAAAGCGGCAGCGCCGACGTGCTTCAGGCACTTGGCGTCAACATCGAGATCCCGTCCCATCGGGTGGAAGAGTGCATGAAAGAAGTGGGTATCGCCTTCCTGTTCGCGCCCATGATGCACCAGGCAATGAAGTACGCGATTGGCCCGAGACGGGAGATCGGTATCCGGACATTGTTCAATATCCTCGGCCCGCTCACGAACCCGGCAAGGGTGACCTCACAGATCATGGGTGTGTATGCCGCTGATTTGACCGCGCCGCTTGCCCAGGCGCTCGGCAATCTCGGCGCCACGCATGCCTTCGTGGTGCATGGCATGGACGGTCTGGACGAGATCACGATCACGGACAAGACCAGGGTTTCGGAGTTCAAGGACGGGAAGGTGAAGGACACGGTCATCCATCCCTTTGATTTCGGCCTGCCTGTTGGAAAGGCAGAAGATCTCAGGGGAGGGGACGCGAAAGAGAACGCCGCCATCACCAGCGACGTTCTCAAAGGTCAAAAAGGCCCGCGCCGCGACATCGTATTGATGAACGCCGCTGCCGGTCTTGTCGCTTCAGGCAAGGCGCTGGATTTCAAGGAAGGGATCAGGCTTGCCGCGGAGTCGATAGATTCCGGAGCTGCGTTGAGGAAAGTAGAACAGCTGAAGGCGTTTACAAATAAGCCGTAA
- the trpE gene encoding anthranilate synthase component I: protein MFQPSLEDFKKKAKQGNLIPVYREILADMETPVSAFQKIDDGRHSFLLESMEGGEKWARYSFLGSRPSVVIRSLGRTVEVIRDGKTRKSFFKRDPLEVVKKVLSAYVPVPDPSLPRFFGGAVGFMGYDVVRFFEELPGLEKSGLDIPDVFFMITDTLVIFDNITHMIKVVSNAHVKGRSAEAAYREATKKINALVRKLKTGGRGQGAGVRGRQKAKEHQLTSNFTKAQYEEAVLKAKEYIKAGDIFQVVPSQRFQTKINVEPYEIYRALRLVNPSPYMYFLRCGDATVVGASPEVMVRLEGGTIDLRPIAGTRRRGATEEEDKALAGELLADPKERAEHIMLVDLGRNDVGRVSEPGSVKVSELMVVERYSHVMHIVSNVRGKLSPGNDSYDVIRACFPAGTVSGAPKIRAMQIIDELEPTRRGPYAGAVGYFGFSGNMDTCITIRTLVIKEGVAYIQAGGGVVADSDPAAEYQETVNKAKAMLRAVEMAEKGLD, encoded by the coding sequence ATGTTCCAACCCTCTCTCGAGGACTTCAAAAAGAAGGCGAAACAGGGCAACCTCATTCCCGTGTACCGCGAAATCCTTGCGGACATGGAAACGCCGGTGTCCGCGTTTCAGAAAATCGACGACGGCCGACATTCCTTTCTGCTTGAAAGCATGGAAGGCGGCGAGAAGTGGGCGCGTTATTCGTTTCTCGGAAGCAGACCGTCGGTCGTGATCAGAAGCCTCGGCCGCACAGTAGAAGTCATCAGGGACGGGAAAACCCGAAAATCATTCTTTAAGCGCGACCCGCTTGAGGTGGTCAAGAAAGTCCTGTCCGCCTACGTTCCCGTGCCCGATCCATCGCTGCCGCGTTTCTTCGGCGGCGCTGTCGGGTTCATGGGATACGATGTTGTCCGCTTTTTCGAGGAACTGCCGGGCCTCGAGAAGAGCGGCCTCGATATTCCCGACGTCTTTTTCATGATCACCGATACGCTGGTGATCTTCGACAACATCACCCACATGATCAAGGTGGTGTCAAATGCGCACGTGAAGGGACGGTCAGCCGAGGCGGCCTATCGCGAGGCGACGAAGAAGATCAATGCCCTGGTCAGAAAATTAAAAACAGGGGGCAGGGGTCAGGGGGCAGGGGTCAGGGGAAGACAGAAAGCAAAAGAACATCAGCTCACCTCGAACTTTACGAAAGCGCAGTACGAGGAAGCGGTGCTCAAGGCAAAGGAGTATATCAAGGCAGGGGACATCTTCCAGGTCGTGCCTTCCCAGAGGTTCCAGACGAAGATCAATGTTGAACCTTATGAGATCTATCGCGCGCTTCGGCTGGTCAACCCATCGCCGTACATGTATTTTCTTCGCTGCGGCGATGCGACGGTTGTAGGCGCGTCTCCCGAGGTCATGGTGAGGCTTGAGGGCGGCACGATCGACCTCAGGCCGATCGCGGGTACGCGCCGCCGCGGCGCCACGGAAGAAGAGGACAAAGCGCTCGCCGGGGAACTGCTTGCTGATCCGAAAGAGCGGGCCGAGCATATTATGCTCGTGGACCTCGGCAGGAACGACGTGGGGAGGGTGAGCGAACCGGGCAGCGTGAAGGTGAGCGAGCTTATGGTGGTCGAGCGGTACTCGCATGTAATGCACATCGTGTCAAACGTACGCGGAAAGCTTTCCCCCGGCAACGATTCCTACGACGTGATCCGGGCGTGTTTTCCAGCGGGCACGGTGTCGGGTGCCCCCAAGATCCGGGCCATGCAGATCATCGACGAGCTTGAGCCCACGCGGCGCGGGCCGTATGCGGGCGCAGTCGGCTATTTCGGGTTCTCGGGCAATATGGACACCTGCATCACGATCCGCACGCTCGTTATCAAAGAGGGGGTCGCATACATCCAGGCAGGCGGCGGCGTGGTAGCGGACAGCGATCCGGCTGCCGAGTATCAGGAAACGGTGAATAAGGCCAAGGCCATGTTGCGGGCCGTGGAAATGGCGGAGAAGGGGCTGGATTAA